TGTCCCCCACCACGTAGTGCACCGCCAAAGTGTATCATCCAACCGTGAAAGTACCGCTGGCCAAGCTGTTTTATGCGTTTGTGGAGGTGGGTTTGGTGGCGTTTGGCGGGGGCGGCAATGCCCAGCTTTACCAGGCCCTGGTGCTTCGGCGGGGCTGGATGGCCGAGCGGGAGTTTCTGGAGACCACCGCGCTCTGCCGTATTCTGCCGGGGCCGGTGTTTGCCAACACGGCGGCCCACCTGGGGATGCGCCTGGGGGGCGTGGCCGGGGGGGTGCTGGCCCTTCTGGGCGTGCTGACCCCTGGGGCCCTGCTGATGCTCTTCTTGAGCTTCGCCTATTTCCGCTTTGGCGCGGTGCCGGGCTCGCTGGCCGAGAGTGCGCTGAATGGGGTGGCAGCGGCGGCCATCGGGCTGATTCTGGCCACCATGCTGCGCCAGGCTCCCATTGCGCTGGACGCCCTCAAAGCCGTTGGGCTGGCGCTGGGGGTTTTTGTCACCTATGGCCTGCTGCACTGGCCGTTGCTGTTGGTGCTGCTCTTGTTTGTGCCGGTGGGCATGGCCCTCTACTGGCAGGAGGCCGCCGAAGCCTGGCCGGGCTCGGAGGTGGAGCCCCGTGGCTGAGGTGCTCGAGGTCTTCCTGGCCTTCTTGCGCTTTGGGGTGCTGAGCTTTGGCGGGGGCATGGCCAACCTGCCGGAGATGGCGCGGGTCATCATCTCCAACGGCTGGGTAACCGGCCAGCAGTTCGCCGACGGCTTTGCCCTGGGGCAGTTTGTGCCGGGGCCCAACATGCTGGCGGTGCTGTTTTATGGCCTGAGTGCTGCCGGTATGCCGGGGGCGCTGGCCGCCCTGCTGGGCATGTTTCTGCCCAGTGCGGTGGGGGCCATGTGGCTGGTGAAGGGCTGGGCCTGGATGGCCCGGGCCCGCTGGAGCCGCGCCCTGCGCAAGGCCCTGGTGCCCATCAGCATGGGCCTTAGCGCCAGCATGGTGCTGGTGCTGATCCAGCTGGGGGTGGATGGGCTGGGCTGGTTTGCGCTGATGGCCGCCGCCACCTGGCTGATATACCGGGGGGTGAACGTGGTCTGGGTGATTG
The nucleotide sequence above comes from Meiothermus sp. CFH 77666. Encoded proteins:
- a CDS encoding chromate transporter, producing MKVPLAKLFYAFVEVGLVAFGGGGNAQLYQALVLRRGWMAEREFLETTALCRILPGPVFANTAAHLGMRLGGVAGGVLALLGVLTPGALLMLFLSFAYFRFGAVPGSLAESALNGVAAAAIGLILATMLRQAPIALDALKAVGLALGVFVTYGLLHWPLLLVLLLFVPVGMALYWQEAAEAWPGSEVEPRG
- a CDS encoding chromate transporter; translation: MAEVLEVFLAFLRFGVLSFGGGMANLPEMARVIISNGWVTGQQFADGFALGQFVPGPNMLAVLFYGLSAAGMPGALAALLGMFLPSAVGAMWLVKGWAWMARARWSRALRKALVPISMGLSASMVLVLIQLGVDGLGWFALMAAATWLIYRGVNVVWVIGGGAALGLLAALWPLR